In one Streptomyces venezuelae genomic region, the following are encoded:
- a CDS encoding serine/threonine-protein kinase encodes MTRKIGSRYTAHQILGRGSAGTVWLGEGPEGPVAIKLLREDLASDQELVGRFVQERTALLSLDHARVVGVHDLVVDGNDLALVMDLVRGTDLRTRLDRERRMAPEAAVAIVADVADGLAAAHAAGIVHRDVKPENVLLDMQGPLGPGGSHPALLTDFGVAKLIDSPRRTRATKIIGTPDYLAPEIIEGLPPRAAVDIYALATVLYELLAGFTPFGGGHPGAVLRRHVTETVVPLPGIPEELWQLLVQCLAKAPASRLRASELASRLRELLPLVAGMPPLDVDEPDTESSQAEEAYEDSAPPEPRETAPRRGAVPLVPGSASADSNRDTHTSMRVPGPDELAGGARGTARAPRASGAARPGSAKNRTSARRRRITLGVAGVVLVAAAGVGTWVATSDDDTPPSEPGNSAPQTP; translated from the coding sequence TTGACGCGCAAGATCGGCAGCCGGTACACCGCCCACCAGATCCTGGGCCGTGGCAGCGCCGGCACGGTGTGGCTCGGTGAGGGGCCCGAAGGCCCCGTCGCCATCAAGCTGCTGCGCGAGGACCTGGCCTCCGACCAGGAACTCGTCGGCCGCTTCGTCCAGGAGCGCACGGCGCTGCTCAGCCTCGACCACGCGCGCGTGGTGGGCGTCCACGACCTGGTGGTCGACGGCAACGACCTGGCGCTCGTCATGGACCTCGTCCGCGGCACGGACCTGCGCACCCGGCTCGACCGTGAGCGGCGCATGGCTCCCGAGGCCGCCGTCGCCATCGTCGCGGACGTCGCCGACGGGCTCGCCGCCGCGCATGCCGCGGGCATCGTGCACCGCGACGTCAAGCCCGAGAACGTCCTCCTGGACATGCAGGGCCCCCTCGGACCCGGCGGCTCCCACCCCGCCCTCCTCACCGACTTCGGCGTCGCCAAGCTGATCGACTCCCCGCGGCGCACCCGCGCGACGAAGATCATCGGCACGCCCGACTACCTCGCCCCCGAGATCATCGAGGGCCTCCCGCCGCGCGCGGCCGTCGACATCTACGCGCTCGCCACGGTCCTGTACGAACTCCTCGCGGGCTTCACCCCCTTCGGCGGTGGCCACCCAGGGGCGGTCCTGCGCCGCCACGTCACGGAAACCGTCGTCCCCCTCCCCGGCATCCCCGAGGAGCTCTGGCAGCTCCTCGTCCAGTGCCTGGCCAAGGCCCCCGCGTCCCGGCTGCGCGCCTCCGAGCTGGCCTCGCGGTTGCGGGAGCTGCTGCCGCTGGTCGCGGGGATGCCGCCGCTGGACGTCGACGAGCCCGACACGGAGTCCTCGCAGGCCGAGGAGGCGTACGAGGACTCGGCCCCGCCCGAGCCCCGCGAGACCGCGCCCCGGCGGGGCGCGGTCCCTCTCGTCCCCGGCTCCGCCTCCGCCGACTCCAACCGCGACACGCACACGTCCATGCGTGTCCCCGGCCCCGACGAGCTCGCAGGCGGCGCCCGCGGCACGGCCCGCGCCCCCCGCGCCTCGGGCGCGGCCCGCCCCGGCTCCGCCAAGAACCGCACGTCCGCGCGGCGGCGCAGGATCACGCTCGGCGTGGCGGGCGTCGTCCTCGTGGCCGCGGCCGGCGTAGGCACGTGGGTCGCCACAAGCGACGACGACACCCCCCCGTCGGAGCCAGGCAACTCAGCCCCCCAGACCCCCTGA
- a CDS encoding serine/threonine-protein kinase, whose product MRPVGSKYLLEEPLGRGATGTVWRARQRETAGAEAAVPGQPGETVAIKVLKEELANDADVVMRFLRERSVLLRLTHENIVRTRDLVVEGDLLALVMDLVDGPDLHRYLRENGPFTPVAAALLTAQIADALAASHADGVVHRDLKPANVLLKQDGQGMHPMLTDFGIARLADSPGLTRTHEFVGTPAYVAPESAEGRPQTSAVDIYGAGILLYELVTGRPPFSGGSALEVLHQHLSAEPRRPSTVPDPLWTVIERCLDKNPDRRPSAENLARGLRAVAEGVGVHSTPAQIAAAEGVGALLMPDPSPAHVPETPGAADPTQVLPNNAGSYDPNAATSVMQSTGGHGSGDADPTSVLPNNRGGNADPTAVMPPVPPNGPGPDPNDPHPWQSQMAAARDRNEQTQYQAHLDPDQDPLRRRPQRQVARPQQQQHPQQYAPQQPRGQRQQRQQYAPAPQQQYQPQHQPQQYAAPPQAPPQQQPAPRPTREPREPRQPRQRSANPMKIPGLGCLKGCLFTIVILFVASWLVWEFSPLQDWIGTTKGYWEQLQDWYDTVSGWMGKIGGN is encoded by the coding sequence GTGCGGCCGGTAGGCAGCAAGTACCTGCTCGAGGAGCCGCTCGGGCGCGGCGCCACGGGCACCGTCTGGCGAGCCCGCCAGCGGGAGACCGCGGGTGCCGAGGCGGCCGTTCCGGGTCAGCCCGGCGAGACCGTCGCGATCAAGGTCCTCAAGGAAGAGCTCGCCAACGACGCGGACGTCGTGATGCGCTTCCTGAGAGAGCGGTCCGTCCTGCTCAGGCTGACGCACGAGAACATCGTCCGCACGCGCGACCTGGTCGTCGAGGGCGATCTCCTCGCCCTGGTCATGGACCTCGTCGACGGCCCGGACCTGCACCGCTACCTGCGCGAGAACGGCCCGTTCACGCCGGTCGCCGCGGCCCTGCTCACCGCCCAGATCGCCGACGCGCTCGCCGCCAGCCACGCCGACGGCGTCGTGCACCGCGACCTGAAGCCCGCGAACGTCCTCCTCAAGCAGGACGGCCAGGGCATGCACCCGATGCTCACCGACTTCGGCATCGCGCGCCTCGCGGACTCCCCGGGCCTGACCCGTACGCACGAGTTCGTCGGCACGCCCGCGTACGTCGCGCCGGAGTCCGCCGAGGGCCGCCCGCAGACCAGCGCCGTCGACATCTACGGCGCGGGCATCCTCCTGTACGAGCTCGTCACCGGACGCCCGCCGTTCTCCGGCGGCTCCGCCCTCGAAGTCCTGCACCAGCACCTCAGCGCCGAGCCGCGCCGCCCCTCGACGGTCCCCGACCCGCTGTGGACGGTCATCGAGCGCTGCCTCGACAAGAACCCGGACCGCCGCCCCAGCGCCGAGAACCTCGCCCGCGGCCTGCGCGCCGTCGCCGAGGGCGTCGGCGTGCACTCCACCCCGGCGCAGATCGCCGCCGCGGAGGGTGTGGGCGCGCTGCTCATGCCGGACCCGTCGCCGGCCCACGTCCCGGAGACCCCGGGCGCGGCCGACCCGACGCAGGTGCTGCCGAACAACGCGGGTTCGTACGACCCGAACGCCGCGACCAGCGTCATGCAGAGCACGGGCGGCCACGGATCGGGCGACGCCGACCCGACCTCCGTACTGCCGAACAACCGGGGCGGCAACGCCGACCCGACCGCGGTCATGCCGCCGGTCCCGCCGAACGGGCCCGGACCGGACCCGAACGACCCGCACCCCTGGCAGAGCCAGATGGCCGCGGCCCGCGACCGCAACGAGCAGACGCAGTACCAGGCGCACCTGGACCCCGACCAGGACCCGCTGCGCCGCCGCCCCCAGCGCCAGGTCGCCCGCCCCCAACAGCAGCAGCACCCGCAGCAGTACGCGCCGCAGCAGCCGCGCGGCCAGCGGCAGCAGCGCCAGCAGTACGCGCCCGCGCCGCAGCAGCAGTACCAGCCCCAGCACCAGCCGCAGCAGTACGCCGCGCCGCCGCAGGCCCCGCCGCAGCAGCAGCCCGCCCCGCGCCCCACGCGGGAGCCCCGCGAGCCGCGTCAGCCGAGGCAGCGCAGCGCCAACCCGATGAAGATCCCGGGCCTCGGCTGCCTCAAGGGCTGCCTCTTCACGATCGTCATCCTCTTCGTGGCGAGCTGGCTGGTCTGGGAGTTCAGCCCGCTCCAGGACTGGATCGGCACGACGAAGGGGTACTGGGAGCAGCTGCAGGACTGGTACGACACGGTCAGCGGCTGGATGGGCAAGATCGGCGGCAACTAG